A genomic stretch from Primulina huaijiensis isolate GDHJ02 chromosome 14, ASM1229523v2, whole genome shotgun sequence includes:
- the LOC140956816 gene encoding AT-hook motif nuclear-localized protein 22-like, translating into MDQLAQGRSLPPPFLARDLQLHHHRQYQQQQYHQNDPEDEQSGNSNPTRILKRDRDENYGLPTTNSSTNMATTTQTSEGKELAQLTGDQSEVTRRPRGRPAGSKNKPKPPIIITRDSANALRSHVMEVANGSDIQESISNFATRRQRGVCILSGNGTVGNVTLRQPSTPGAVMTLHGKFEILSLSGSFLPPPAPPAASGLTIYLAGGQGQVMGGTVVGPLLASGPVVIMAASFGNAAYERLPLEEEEASAAGGQGSGQLGSPGMVVQQMMNNPNSTMFQEMPQNMLNSCQLPAEAAYWGTGRPPF; encoded by the coding sequence ATGGATCAGCTAGCTCAAGGTCGCTCTTTACCACCGCCGTTCCTCGCCAGAGATCTTCAgctccaccaccaccgccaaTATCAGCAGCAGCAGTATCACCAGAATGATCCAGAAGATGAACAAAGCGGAAACAGCAACCCGACCCGTATCTTGAAGCGAGACCGTGACGAGAATTATGGTCTTCCGACCACTAATTCTTCCACCAACATGGCTACCACTACGCAGACTTCTGAAGGCAAAGAGCTTGCGCAGCTCACTGGCGATCAAAGCGAGGTCACTAGAAGACCTCGGGGCCGCCCCGCCGGCTCCAAAAACAAGCCTAAACCCCCGATCATAATCACTCGAGATAGTGCAAATGCACTCAGATCCCATGTTATGGAAGTCGCTAACGGCTCTGATATTCAGGAAAGTATATCAAACTTCGCCACGAGGCGGCAGAGAGGTGTTTGTATATTGAGCGGTAACGGCACGGTCGGGAATGTAACACTCCGGCAGCCTTCTACGCCCGGTGCGGTTATGACTTTACATGGCAAGTTCGAAATTCTCTCTCTCTCGGGTTCGTTTCTTCCGCCTCCAGCTCCGCCAGCGGCATCTGGTTTGACTATATATTTAGCCGGCGGTCAAGGACAGGTTATGGGGGGAACGGTTGTTGGGCCACTTCTGGCTTCCGGGCCGGTGGTCATAATGGCAGCATCATTTGGTAATGCAGCTTACGAAAGGCTGCCTCTAGAAGAAGAAGAGGCGTCGGCGGCGGGAGGGCAGGGAAGCGGGCAGCTGGGATCTCCGGGGATGGTAGTGCAGCAGATGATGAATAATCCCAACTCAACTATGTTTCAAGAGATGCCTCAAAATATGCTAAATTCATGCCAATTACCAGCTGAAGCAGCTTACTGGGGAACAGGTCGCCCTCCGttttaa
- the LOC140956952 gene encoding uncharacterized protein isoform X2, whose translation MAEDERLSTTKAPKPNSTPNVPEKLANSINPSRNLKTAKEFISSVAARIADQPLQCFAPEVWGVLTAISEKARQRYQSINMPLTCDEHCIGRLVDNTHFRIIAPAVSGNHCKIYRKKVATADTKLPSDNSCSVFLKDSSTNGTYLNWEKLNKSGPEVKLCHGDIISIAVAPHHEHAFAFVFREAQKSSVVNDGLLKRKPEELGAENKRLKGIGIGALDGPISLDDFRSLEKSNKELRKLLEDQVAIVEVLRCENRASTEKHESEMRKLQESISKSYQSEFNTLNQHLEAKKKELEELNRTFSEQKHEMENLNKRLIASKQSCIEANEIIDSQKASMSELKTLLDEERDQRRGEREKAAADLKMSIQRIQAETAEEIKRLSDGALRREKEQQERINKLQDSEKERCSLVETLRSKLEDARQKLVDYDNKVRQLEGQIHEELLASARSRKRVEELEHDRERLIKELEHEKAAREEAWAKVSALELEISAALRDLDFERRRLKGAKERIMLRETQLRAFYSTTEEISVLFVKQQEQLKAMQRTLEDDENYESTSVDADLNPEYIDVIQSLARDKETYQHNIIAKVESGAGHCHGRDQLESSSDEASVTEKHDCNVKSCGGGGQDTEEVEITGDQHNVGGGFGSDINANGTTPVFVGDSIGTEQFPETEGVGTLPILEEDVAETEHAVETESQSLRRRLKFDLNKFSSSDDEMQIDDETNTEAVDQAQNKSHDPSLSQSNSPLAVRNPMEDTEGGGSIKTSDLLASEVLGSWACSTAPSAHGENDSPRSRNDEEGTALPVQDSNSLVAESQHLPSSKSDATAANSQNLMLLCEMIAIISPDSREQFSSAVIRENQVGCDGIASSSETEDCGDKDKDANEAVTGAASDTETVGRDGSVSNDEMEEDDDDTQEDSVG comes from the exons ATGGCCGAGGACGAGAGATTATCAACTACCAAGGCCCCTAAGCCGAATTCGACCCCAAATGTTCCCGAGAAGCTTGCCAACAGCATTAACCCGTCCAGAAATCTGAAAACTGCGAAGGAGTTTATATCATCAGTGGCCGCGAGAATCGCTGATCAGCCGCTTCAATGCTTCGCCCCCGAAGTTTGGGGTGTGCTCACTGCTATATCAGAAAAGGCACGTCAGCGCTACCAG AGTATAAATATGCCTCTGACTTGCGATGAACACTGTATCGGTCGGTTAGTGGATAACACACATTTTCGGATAATTGCACCTGCTGTAAGTGGTAATCATTGCAAGATTTATCGGAAGAAGGTTGCTACTGCAGACACGAAACTTCCATCGGACAACTCTTGTTCCGTGTTCTTGAAAGATTCTAG CACGAATGGTACAtatttaaattgggaaaaattgaataaaagtgGACCTGAAGTGAAGCTGTGCCATGGAGACATCATCTCAATAGCAGTTGCTCCACATCATG AACATGCTTTTGCATTTGTATTTCGGGAAGCTCAGAAATCCTCTGTTGTAAATGATGGACTGCTAAAGAGAAAACCTG AGGAACTCGGTGCTGAGAACAAAAGACTAAAAGGGATTGGCATAGGAGCTTTAGATGGTCCAATATCGCTTGATGATTTTCGGAGCCTTGAAAAATCAAACAAG GAACTTAGGAAACTTCTGGAAGATCAAGTTGCGATTGTCGAAGTTTTGCGCTGTGAAAACCGTGCATCTACCGAGAAGCATGAATCT GAAATGAGAAAGTTACAAGAATCAATATCAAAATCCTATCAGTCCGAGTTCAATACGTTGAACCAGCATTTAGAAGCTAAAAAGAAGGAACTGGAAGAGCTGAATAGAACATTTTCTGAACAGAAACATGAGATGGAAAACCTTAACAAAAGACTTATTGCATCTAAGCAATCGTGCATTGAAGCCAATGAAATAATTGATAG CCAGAAGGCATCTATGTCAGAACTGAAAACTTTATTAGACGAGGAGCGTGATCAGAGAAGAGGAGAGCGGGAGAAAGCTGCTGCAGACTTAAAAATGTCAATCCAGAGAATTCAAGCTGAGACTGCGGAGGAAATAAAAAGATTGTCAGATGGTGCTCTACGGCGGGAGAAAGAACAACAGGAAAGGATAAACAAGCTTCAG GATTCAGAGAAGGAAAGGTGTTCGTTGGTGGAAACTTTGAGGTCCAAATTG GAAGATGCACGGCAAAAGCTGGTCGACTATGATAATAAAGTTCGCCAGTTGGAGGGTCAAATTCATGAGGAGCTGCTTGCTTCTGCCAGGAGCAGAAAA AGGGTTGAAGAACTTGAGCATGACAGAGAAAGGCTAATTAAAGAGCTTGAACACGAAAAG GCAGCTCGGGAAGAAGCTTGGGCAAAGGTGTCTGCACTAGAACTTGAGATCAGTGCTGCTTTACGGGATCTTGATTTTGAAAGGCGCAGACTAAAAGGGGCTAAGGAAAGGATCATGCTTCG TGAAACTCAGCTTCGTGCATTCTATTCTACTACAGAGGAGATATCAGTGTTGTTTGTAAAGCAGCAAGAACAACTCAAAGCAATGCAAAGAACGCTCGAAGATGACGAGAATTATGAATCCACATCTGTTGATGCTGACCTCAATCCGGAATATATCGATGTAATTCAATCTTTGGCCCGAGACAAGGAGACCTACCAACATAATATTATAGCAAAGGTAGAATCGGGTGCAGGTCATTGCCATGGCAGAGATCAACTTGAGTCATCAAGTGATGAAGCAAGTGTGACAGAAAAGCATGACTGCAATGTCAAAAGCTGTGGTGGAGGTGGTCAGGATACCGAGGAGGTGGAAATCACTGGTGATCAACATAATGTTGGGGGTGGTTTTGGTTCTGATATCAATGCCAATGGCACAACACCTGTTTTCGTAGGAGATTCTATTGGAACTGAACAATTCCCTGAAACCGAGGGTGTTGGTACATTACCAATTCTGGAAGAAGATGTTGCTGAGACTGAACATGCTGTGGAAACTGAAAGCCAATCTCTTCGCAGAAGGCTGAAATtcgatttaaataaatttagctcCTCAGATGATGAGATGCAGATAGATGATGAAACAAATACAGAAGCTGTGGATCAGGCTCAAAACAAAAGTCATGATCCTTCTCTCTCTCAATCGAATAGTCCTTTGGCCGTTCGGAACCCGATGGAAGACACTGAAGGTGGAGGAAGTATAAAAACAAGTGACCTTTTGGCCTCAGAAGTGCTTGGGAGCTGGGCATGCAGCACCGCTCCTTCTGCCCATGGAGAGAACGATTCTCCCAGGAGCAGAAACGACGAAGAAGGTACTGCTTTGCCTGTGCAAGACTCCAACAGTCTTGTAGCTGAGAGTCAACACTTACCATCCTCAAAATCTGATGCTACTGCCGCGAACTCTCAAAATCTGATGCTACTGTGCGAGATGATTGCTATTATTTCTCCTGATTCAAGGGAACAATTTAGCAGTGCTGTTATAAGAGAGAATCAAGTTGGGTGTGATGGAATAGCAAGTTCTTCCGAAACTGAAGATTGTGGTGATAAAGACAAAGATGCGAACGAAGCTGTTACTGGAGCTGCTTCAGATACTGAGACTGTTGGTAGAGATGGATCAGTGTCTAATGATGAAATGGAGGAAGACGATGATGATACACAAGAAGATTCTGTTGGATAA
- the LOC140956952 gene encoding uncharacterized protein isoform X1, whose amino-acid sequence MAEDERLSTTKAPKPNSTPNVPEKLANSINPSRNLKTAKEFISSVAARIADQPLQCFAPEVWGVLTAISEKARQRYQSINMPLTCDEHCIGRLVDNTHFRIIAPAVSGNHCKIYRKKVATADTKLPSDNSCSVFLKDSSTNGTYLNWEKLNKSGPEVKLCHGDIISIAVAPHHEHAFAFVFREAQKSSVVNDGLLKRKPEELGAENKRLKGIGIGALDGPISLDDFRSLEKSNKELRKLLEDQVAIVEVLRCENRASTEKHESEMRKLQESISKSYQSEFNTLNQHLEAKKKELEELNRTFSEQKHEMENLNKRLIASKQSCIEANEIIDSQKASMSELKTLLDEERDQRRGEREKAAADLKMSIQRIQAETAEEIKRLSDGALRREKEQQERINKLQDSEKERCSLVETLRSKLEDARQKLVDYDNKVRQLEGQIHEELLASARSRKRVEELEHDRERLIKELEHEKQAAREEAWAKVSALELEISAALRDLDFERRRLKGAKERIMLRETQLRAFYSTTEEISVLFVKQQEQLKAMQRTLEDDENYESTSVDADLNPEYIDVIQSLARDKETYQHNIIAKVESGAGHCHGRDQLESSSDEASVTEKHDCNVKSCGGGGQDTEEVEITGDQHNVGGGFGSDINANGTTPVFVGDSIGTEQFPETEGVGTLPILEEDVAETEHAVETESQSLRRRLKFDLNKFSSSDDEMQIDDETNTEAVDQAQNKSHDPSLSQSNSPLAVRNPMEDTEGGGSIKTSDLLASEVLGSWACSTAPSAHGENDSPRSRNDEEGTALPVQDSNSLVAESQHLPSSKSDATAANSQNLMLLCEMIAIISPDSREQFSSAVIRENQVGCDGIASSSETEDCGDKDKDANEAVTGAASDTETVGRDGSVSNDEMEEDDDDTQEDSVG is encoded by the exons ATGGCCGAGGACGAGAGATTATCAACTACCAAGGCCCCTAAGCCGAATTCGACCCCAAATGTTCCCGAGAAGCTTGCCAACAGCATTAACCCGTCCAGAAATCTGAAAACTGCGAAGGAGTTTATATCATCAGTGGCCGCGAGAATCGCTGATCAGCCGCTTCAATGCTTCGCCCCCGAAGTTTGGGGTGTGCTCACTGCTATATCAGAAAAGGCACGTCAGCGCTACCAG AGTATAAATATGCCTCTGACTTGCGATGAACACTGTATCGGTCGGTTAGTGGATAACACACATTTTCGGATAATTGCACCTGCTGTAAGTGGTAATCATTGCAAGATTTATCGGAAGAAGGTTGCTACTGCAGACACGAAACTTCCATCGGACAACTCTTGTTCCGTGTTCTTGAAAGATTCTAG CACGAATGGTACAtatttaaattgggaaaaattgaataaaagtgGACCTGAAGTGAAGCTGTGCCATGGAGACATCATCTCAATAGCAGTTGCTCCACATCATG AACATGCTTTTGCATTTGTATTTCGGGAAGCTCAGAAATCCTCTGTTGTAAATGATGGACTGCTAAAGAGAAAACCTG AGGAACTCGGTGCTGAGAACAAAAGACTAAAAGGGATTGGCATAGGAGCTTTAGATGGTCCAATATCGCTTGATGATTTTCGGAGCCTTGAAAAATCAAACAAG GAACTTAGGAAACTTCTGGAAGATCAAGTTGCGATTGTCGAAGTTTTGCGCTGTGAAAACCGTGCATCTACCGAGAAGCATGAATCT GAAATGAGAAAGTTACAAGAATCAATATCAAAATCCTATCAGTCCGAGTTCAATACGTTGAACCAGCATTTAGAAGCTAAAAAGAAGGAACTGGAAGAGCTGAATAGAACATTTTCTGAACAGAAACATGAGATGGAAAACCTTAACAAAAGACTTATTGCATCTAAGCAATCGTGCATTGAAGCCAATGAAATAATTGATAG CCAGAAGGCATCTATGTCAGAACTGAAAACTTTATTAGACGAGGAGCGTGATCAGAGAAGAGGAGAGCGGGAGAAAGCTGCTGCAGACTTAAAAATGTCAATCCAGAGAATTCAAGCTGAGACTGCGGAGGAAATAAAAAGATTGTCAGATGGTGCTCTACGGCGGGAGAAAGAACAACAGGAAAGGATAAACAAGCTTCAG GATTCAGAGAAGGAAAGGTGTTCGTTGGTGGAAACTTTGAGGTCCAAATTG GAAGATGCACGGCAAAAGCTGGTCGACTATGATAATAAAGTTCGCCAGTTGGAGGGTCAAATTCATGAGGAGCTGCTTGCTTCTGCCAGGAGCAGAAAA AGGGTTGAAGAACTTGAGCATGACAGAGAAAGGCTAATTAAAGAGCTTGAACACGAAAAG CAGGCAGCTCGGGAAGAAGCTTGGGCAAAGGTGTCTGCACTAGAACTTGAGATCAGTGCTGCTTTACGGGATCTTGATTTTGAAAGGCGCAGACTAAAAGGGGCTAAGGAAAGGATCATGCTTCG TGAAACTCAGCTTCGTGCATTCTATTCTACTACAGAGGAGATATCAGTGTTGTTTGTAAAGCAGCAAGAACAACTCAAAGCAATGCAAAGAACGCTCGAAGATGACGAGAATTATGAATCCACATCTGTTGATGCTGACCTCAATCCGGAATATATCGATGTAATTCAATCTTTGGCCCGAGACAAGGAGACCTACCAACATAATATTATAGCAAAGGTAGAATCGGGTGCAGGTCATTGCCATGGCAGAGATCAACTTGAGTCATCAAGTGATGAAGCAAGTGTGACAGAAAAGCATGACTGCAATGTCAAAAGCTGTGGTGGAGGTGGTCAGGATACCGAGGAGGTGGAAATCACTGGTGATCAACATAATGTTGGGGGTGGTTTTGGTTCTGATATCAATGCCAATGGCACAACACCTGTTTTCGTAGGAGATTCTATTGGAACTGAACAATTCCCTGAAACCGAGGGTGTTGGTACATTACCAATTCTGGAAGAAGATGTTGCTGAGACTGAACATGCTGTGGAAACTGAAAGCCAATCTCTTCGCAGAAGGCTGAAATtcgatttaaataaatttagctcCTCAGATGATGAGATGCAGATAGATGATGAAACAAATACAGAAGCTGTGGATCAGGCTCAAAACAAAAGTCATGATCCTTCTCTCTCTCAATCGAATAGTCCTTTGGCCGTTCGGAACCCGATGGAAGACACTGAAGGTGGAGGAAGTATAAAAACAAGTGACCTTTTGGCCTCAGAAGTGCTTGGGAGCTGGGCATGCAGCACCGCTCCTTCTGCCCATGGAGAGAACGATTCTCCCAGGAGCAGAAACGACGAAGAAGGTACTGCTTTGCCTGTGCAAGACTCCAACAGTCTTGTAGCTGAGAGTCAACACTTACCATCCTCAAAATCTGATGCTACTGCCGCGAACTCTCAAAATCTGATGCTACTGTGCGAGATGATTGCTATTATTTCTCCTGATTCAAGGGAACAATTTAGCAGTGCTGTTATAAGAGAGAATCAAGTTGGGTGTGATGGAATAGCAAGTTCTTCCGAAACTGAAGATTGTGGTGATAAAGACAAAGATGCGAACGAAGCTGTTACTGGAGCTGCTTCAGATACTGAGACTGTTGGTAGAGATGGATCAGTGTCTAATGATGAAATGGAGGAAGACGATGATGATACACAAGAAGATTCTGTTGGATAA
- the LOC140957416 gene encoding peptidyl-prolyl cis-trans isomerase CYP18-1 — MALTLHTNLGDIKCEIFCDEVPKTAENFLALCASGYYDTTTFHRNIKGFMIQGGDPTNTGKGGTSIWGKKFNDEMRESLKHNARGILSMANSGPNTNGSQFFITYGKQPHLNGLYTIFGKVIHGFEVLDIMEKAPTGPGDQPLMEIRINRVTIHANPLAG; from the exons ATGGCAC TGACGCTTCACACGAATTTGGGGGACATCAAGTGTGAAATATTCTGCGACGAGGTCCCCAAAACTGCTGAA AATTTCTTGGCCCTGTGTGCAAGTGGCTATTATGATACAACTACTTTTCATAGAAATATTAAGGGTTTCATGATCCAAGGTGGTGATCCAACAAATACTGGCAAGGGTGGGACAAGTATATGGGGTAAAAAGTTCAATGATGAGATGAGAGAGTCTCTCAAG CACAATGCTAGAGGTATATTATCCATGGCTAATAGTGGCCCGAATACAAATGGAAGCCAGTTTTTCATTACGTACGGGAAGCAACCTCATCTTAATGGACTATACACCATCTTCGGCAAAGTGATTCATGGTTTTGAAGTTCTTGATATAATGGAAAAG GCTCCAACGGGACCAGGTGATCAACCTCTTATGGAGATCAGGATTAATCGCGTTACAATACACGCCAATCCGCTTGCTGGTTGA
- the LOC140957140 gene encoding probable calcium-binding protein CML18 — protein MEMSSQLQQVFKLIDTNGDGKISPLELQQVVFSLRDENSMAATELAQRMVKEMDFDGDGFVSLDEFMRVMQNSSENEDSGCGFCEESSFMEVFMVFDDDNNGLISARELQRVLGRLGFGKCRIRECRKMIQGVDKDGDGCKNIANIMFDLID, from the coding sequence atggagatgtcatcccaacTGCAACAAGTTTTCAAACTCATAGACACAAATGGAGATGGGAAGATATCACCGTTAGAGCTCCAACAAGTCGTTTTCAGCTTGAGGGACGAGAACTCCATGGCTGCAACAGAATTAGCACAACGGATGGTTAAAGAAATGGACTTCGACGGAGATGGCTTCGTGAGCCTCGATGAATTTATGAGAGTGATGCAAAATAGTAGTGAAAATGAAGATTCTGGATGTGGGTTTTGCGAGGAGAGTAGTTTCATGGAGGTTTTCATGGTTTTCGATGATGATAATAACGGCTTGATTTCTGCAAGGGAGTTGCAAAGGGTTCTTGGAAGATTAGGGTTCGGGAAATGCAGGATTAGGGAGTGTAGGAAGATGATCCAAGGAGTTGATAAAGACGGGGATGGATGTAAAAATATAGCtaatataatgtttgatttgattgattaa